The Actinomadura graeca nucleotide sequence GACCGGGTCAAGGACCTGGAATCCACCGGCTACACCTTCGAGGCCGCCGACGCCTCGTTCGAGCTGCTGCTCCGCGAGGAGCTCACCGGCGTCCGGCAGCGGCACTTCGAGGTCGAGTCGTGGCGGTCCATCGTGGAGCGCCGCCCCGACGGCTCCATGATCAGCGAGGCCACCGTCAAGCTCCGCGCCAAGGGCGAGCGGATCATCGCCACCGGCGAGGGCAACGGCCCCGTCAACGCCCTGGACAACGCGCTGCGCGTCGCGCTCGGGCGCCTGTACCCCGAGCTCGCGCGGCTGGAGCTCATCGACTACAAGGTCCGCATCCTGGAGGGGACGCACGGCACCGGCGCGCGGACCCGCGTCCTCATCGAGTCCGCCGACGGCGAGCGCGAGTGGGGCACGGTCGGCGTAGAGGACAACGTCATCGCCGCGTCCTGGCAGGCGCTGGAGGAGGCCGTCACCTACTGCCTCCTGCGTGCGGGCTACGAGGCCGGATGATCCGGGAATGACCGGCGCCCCGCGGGCATTATCGGGGGCATGGGAAACGAGATCACCGACGACGCCGCCCGCGGCCGCTACGAGATCAGGGTGGACGGGGACCTCGCCGGGTTCGCCGAGTACGAGACGCGTCCCGGCCAGGTCGTCCTCACCCACACCGAGGTCGACGGCGCCTTCGAGGGGCAGGGCGTGGGCAGCGCCCTGGCCAGGGGAGTGCTCGACGACGTCCGGGCCAAGGGCCTGACGGTGGTGCCGCGCTGCCCGTTCATCAGGACATGGATCGACAAGCACCCCGACTACCGGGACCTCGTCGCCGCCTAAACGGGAGGAATTCCGGCGAAACTGGGGAAATCGGTGGCGGATTTCCTGTTCCGCCGTCACCATGGTCACCAGCACGGCACGTGTGACGTTCCCGCGCGCCGTCTCCCAGCCACCGGACCACCGGAGTGATCGCATGCCTGTCCGACCCTGGAATCCCGAGGACCCTGGGCGTCCCGCGGGCGGGTCCTGGGCCGATGTGGCGTTCGGGCTGGGCGAGACGTACGAGCACGAGGACGACCTGGAGTCGGCCGCCGACTGGTACCGGCGCGCCGCCGAGTCCGACCACGCCCGGGCCGCGCTGCGCCTCGGCGCCGTCCTCGGCCGCATGGCCGACGACGGCCGCGCCGACGACAGCGCCGAGGATCTGCTCGCCGAGGCCACCCGCTGGCTCAGCGGCGTCCCGCTCGCCGCCGCCCCCGACGCCATCGAGCTCATCACCGACCTGCTCAACCGGCATCAGCGGCAGGCCGCCCGCCGCGGCCTAGAGTCCGCCGCCACCGGCTGACCCGAACCGATCGGCGCTTTCCGTCGTCGGACTCCATGAGATCGACGACTGCGGAAGGTGACCAGTTGAGCGGCGAGGAGCCCGGGTACGTCCCCCCGGACCACAGGACCACCGCCGAGTTCGCCGCGCCCGGCGGCACCACCCCCGGCGCGGGCGCGACCTCCGTCGACGGGCCGGCGGACCCGAACGCGACGTCCCGGGACCTCCCGTCCGACGACATCGCGGACGACCCCACCGACGACCTTCCGCCCGCCACGGTCACCGATTTCGCCGGGCCGCCGCCGGTCACGATGACCGACCCCGAGCCGGCCCC carries:
- a CDS encoding GNAT family N-acetyltransferase, coding for MGNEITDDAARGRYEIRVDGDLAGFAEYETRPGQVVLTHTEVDGAFEGQGVGSALARGVLDDVRAKGLTVVPRCPFIRTWIDKHPDYRDLVAA